A single genomic interval of Spinacia oleracea cultivar Varoflay chromosome 6, BTI_SOV_V1, whole genome shotgun sequence harbors:
- the LOC110796167 gene encoding probable lysophospholipase BODYGUARD 3 — protein MSVKKNMGKARSVILLTGRAINEGISFLVFTLLDLLDFILCLVYKIADFVVEAEWKPCYCCSSSAKQALAVTSTGKTILVSEKGESTKIVRLTSTKLQLEDVSDTLYTRPSIVSEISRTTVNRLNKLDTTSIVHKHHHLHHHNHQASSVICEKMSAKTTSNNKKGGTTTFTVNSTIIEMLQGKIGGMQSFPIPRWSDCDCSTCCSWTTSSKDALFVHSDGAQLGDKAGTEDVLFIHGFISSSKFWTETVFPNFTAATKSKYRLFAVDLLGFGRSPKPTDSLYTLREHVEIIERSVLETHTVKSFHIVAHSLGCILALALAVRHPSKIKSLTLIAPPYFPVPKGEQATQYVLRRVAPRRVWPPIAMGASIACWYEHISRTICLLICKNHRVWEFLAKLVTRNRVRTYLMEGFFLHTHNAAWHTLHNIICGSASKLDKYLDVVRDKLKCNVTVFHGRDDDLLPVECSYNVQTKIPRAQVKVFDNKDHITIVVGRQKAFARELEAIWSSSSSS, from the exons ATGAGTGTAAAGAAGAACATGGGGAAAGCTAGATCGGTTATATTACTAACAGGAAGAGCCATTAATGAAGGGATAAGCTTCCTAGTATTTACATTACTAGACCTTTTAGATTTCATCTTATGCTTGGTGTACAAAATTGCTGATTTCGTTGTCGAGGCGGAGTGGAAGCCGTGTTACTGCTGCTCCTCCTCCGCCAAACAAGCCTTGGCCGTGACAAGCACCGGAAAAACCATCTTGGTGTCGGAAAAGGGCGAGTCCACCAAGATCGTCCGCCTTACCTCCACCAAGCTACAACTTGAAGATGTCTCGGACACTCTCTACACTCGCCCTTCGATAGTGTCCGAGATCTCTAGAACCACCGTTAACCGCCTTAACAAACTCGACACCACCAGTATCGTACAcaaacaccaccacctccaccaccacaaccaccaaGCGTCGTCGGTTATCTGTGAGAAGATGAGTGCAAAAACGACGTCGAATAATAAGAAAGGAGGAACCACTACATTTACTGTTAACTCCACTATAATTGAGATGCTACAAGGGAAGATCGGTGGTATGCAATCATTTCCGATTCCAAGGTGGTCGGATTGCGATTGTTCGACTTGTTGTTCTTGGACTACTTCATCTAAGGATGCCCTCTTTGTTCATTCTGATGGTGCTCAACTTG GAGACAAGGCAGGAACAGAGGATGTGTTGTTTATACATGGGTTTATATCATCATCTAAGTTTTGGACAGAGACTGTGTTCCCGAATTTCACAGCGGCAACGAAATCAAAGTACCGCCTTTTCGCGGTGGATTTGCTAGGGTTTGGGAGGAGTCCGAAACCAACGGATTCACTGTACACTCTAAGAGAACACGTAGAGATAATTGAGCGTTCTGTATTGGAAACCCACACGGTTAAATCTTTCCACATTGTCGCCCATTCTCTAGGCTGCATTTTGGCCCTAGCCCTGGCGGTTCGccatccatccaaaatcaaatcacTCACCTTGATCGCTCCT CCATATTTCCCGGTGCCTAAAGGAGAACAAGCCACACAATACGTTCTAAGGAGAGTGGCGCCACGGCGAGTGTGGCCGCCGATAGCGATGGGGGCGTCGATAGCATGTTGGTATGAGCATATATCTCGGACAATTTGCTTGCTCATCTGCAAAAACCACCGAGTGTGGGAATTTCTTGCCAAACTCGTCACCAGAAATAG GGTACGAACATATCTAATGGAAGGTTTCTTTCTACACACCCATAACGCAGCTTGGCACACATTACACAATATAATCTGTGGATCAGCAAGCAAACTTGATAAATACCTAGACGTTGTTAGGGACAAACTTAAATGTAACGTGACCGTATTCCATGGTAGAGATGATGACCTTCTACCAGTCGAATGCAGCTACAATGTCCAAACAAAAATACCAAGAGCTCAAGTTAAGGTATTCGATAATAAAGATCATATCACCATTGTTGTTGGTCGTCAAAAGGCTTTTGCACGGGAGCTTGAGGCTATTTGGTCATCGTCTTCGAGTTCTTAA